The proteins below are encoded in one region of Rhizobium sp. 9140:
- a CDS encoding sulfurtransferase TusA family protein, whose product MISDASPTPPCDDPEEQALPLDLKGLKCPLPVIRTRKRLAALGPGALVLVETTDPLAVIDIPHFCNEDGHHLERQTATDRGHSFLIRKGTAI is encoded by the coding sequence ATGATCTCGGATGCGAGCCCGACACCGCCATGTGACGATCCTGAAGAACAGGCGCTCCCCCTCGACCTCAAGGGCCTGAAGTGCCCGTTGCCCGTCATCCGCACCCGCAAGCGATTGGCGGCTCTTGGCCCCGGCGCATTGGTGCTGGTGGAAACCACCGATCCCCTTGCCGTCATCGATATTCCGCATTTCTGCAACGAGGACGGCCACCATCTCGAACGTCAGACCGCGACGGATCGTGGCCACAGCTTTCTGATCCGCAAGGGCACTGCTATCTGA
- a CDS encoding CobW family GTP-binding protein gives MITRFDPVPVSILTGFLGAGKTTLLNRLLKDPDLSDTAVIINEFGDVSLDHLLVESSGDGVIELADGCLCCTVRGELVDTLADLMDRMQTGKIRPLKRVVIETTGLADPAPVMQSVMGHPTLQQSYRLDGMVTVVDAVNGLSTLDHHVEAVKQVAVADRLVLTKATLASPETVATLKARLAELNPRAPVLDGDLEETGRSSLFACGLYDPATKIADVCRWLQDEAKHDHDAHDAHEEHHDHGHHAHDHHGHHHHHDTNRHGDDIRSFSIVHDKPISTMALDMFVDLIRSAHGEKLLRMKAIVCTAERPERPLVLHGVQQIFHPPERLAAWPEPADRRTRMVLITKGLEESFVRDLFDAFTGKPAIDRPDRQALSDNPLAVPGFRM, from the coding sequence ATGATCACCCGTTTCGATCCGGTGCCGGTCTCGATCCTCACCGGCTTTCTCGGTGCCGGCAAGACGACGCTTCTCAACCGGCTTCTCAAGGATCCCGATCTTTCAGATACGGCGGTCATCATCAACGAGTTCGGCGACGTGTCGCTCGATCATCTGCTGGTGGAATCCTCCGGCGACGGCGTGATCGAGCTTGCGGACGGGTGCCTCTGCTGCACGGTGCGGGGTGAGCTTGTCGATACGCTGGCGGATCTGATGGACCGGATGCAGACGGGCAAGATACGACCGCTGAAGCGCGTCGTCATCGAAACCACGGGCCTTGCCGATCCGGCACCCGTCATGCAGTCCGTCATGGGACACCCGACGCTGCAACAAAGCTACAGACTCGATGGCATGGTGACCGTGGTGGATGCGGTCAACGGCCTTTCGACGCTCGACCATCACGTCGAAGCGGTGAAGCAGGTGGCGGTGGCCGACAGGCTGGTGCTGACCAAGGCGACGCTTGCCTCTCCCGAGACCGTGGCGACGCTCAAGGCACGGCTCGCCGAACTCAATCCGCGCGCGCCGGTCCTCGATGGCGATCTTGAGGAAACGGGCCGGTCTTCGCTCTTCGCTTGCGGGCTTTACGATCCCGCGACCAAGATCGCCGACGTCTGCCGATGGCTGCAGGACGAAGCGAAGCACGATCACGATGCGCATGATGCTCATGAGGAGCACCATGATCATGGCCACCACGCCCATGATCATCACGGACATCACCATCATCACGATACCAACCGGCACGGGGATGATATCCGCTCGTTCAGCATCGTGCATGACAAGCCGATCTCCACGATGGCGCTTGATATGTTCGTGGATCTCATCCGCTCGGCGCATGGTGAGAAGTTGCTGCGCATGAAGGCGATCGTCTGCACCGCGGAGCGGCCGGAGCGGCCGCTGGTGCTGCACGGCGTCCAGCAGATCTTTCACCCGCCGGAGCGGCTGGCCGCCTGGCCGGAGCCTGCCGATCGGCGCACGCGCATGGTGCTGATCACCAAGGGGCTGGAGGAAAGCTTCGTGCGCGACCTGTTCGACGCCTTCACCGGTAAGCCTGCCATCGACCGGCCGGACCGGCAGGCGCTTTCGGACAACCCGCTGGCCGTGCCGGGTTTCCGCATGTGA
- a CDS encoding D-alanyl-D-alanine carboxypeptidase family protein, with protein sequence MSGSQLFVGAIAGALALTAAAPALANPKLVVDVATLKVYEQEDIFQRWYPASLTKLMTAYTTFRALKAGRMTLETPIVMSKHAASEQPSKMYLKPGASMTLDSALKMMLIKSANDIAVAIGEAVGGSEPGFVAMMNAEAKRIGMTNSNFVNPNGLPEPGQYTTARDLAVLAITIKREFPEYAAYFAYEGFTTGKKSYPNYNMLIGRFDGADGMKTGFICASGFNQVSSATRNGRSVVSVVLGADSLGGRADESARLMQMALTANPAGKPGLGQIAAYGETRDVTADISKQICSAQAAKVRSEGRDEAGRQKLLSPFIHEINRPLNFVSAQLIPGQGAKAADVDGQPASAQGDVANVPVPVPRPVF encoded by the coding sequence ATGTCCGGTTCCCAGCTATTCGTTGGGGCCATCGCCGGCGCGCTGGCGCTTACGGCCGCGGCACCCGCGCTCGCCAATCCCAAGCTGGTGGTGGATGTCGCGACGCTGAAGGTCTACGAGCAGGAGGATATCTTCCAGCGCTGGTATCCGGCGTCGCTGACCAAGCTGATGACGGCCTATACGACGTTTCGTGCGCTGAAAGCCGGACGGATGACGCTGGAAACGCCGATCGTCATGTCCAAGCATGCGGCCTCCGAGCAGCCGAGCAAGATGTACCTGAAGCCGGGCGCGTCGATGACGCTCGACAGCGCGCTGAAGATGATGCTGATCAAATCGGCAAATGACATCGCGGTCGCCATCGGCGAGGCGGTCGGCGGCTCGGAGCCTGGTTTCGTCGCCATGATGAATGCCGAGGCGAAGCGGATCGGCATGACCAACTCGAACTTCGTCAATCCCAACGGTCTTCCCGAGCCCGGACAATACACGACGGCACGGGATCTCGCCGTGCTCGCCATCACGATCAAGCGCGAGTTTCCGGAATATGCGGCCTATTTCGCCTATGAGGGCTTCACGACGGGCAAGAAGAGCTATCCGAACTACAATATGCTGATCGGCCGCTTCGACGGTGCCGATGGCATGAAGACCGGCTTCATCTGCGCCTCGGGGTTCAATCAGGTGTCGTCCGCCACGCGTAACGGTCGCAGTGTCGTGTCCGTCGTGCTCGGCGCCGACAGCCTCGGGGGACGGGCGGACGAATCCGCGCGGCTGATGCAGATGGCGCTGACGGCGAATCCCGCCGGCAAGCCGGGGCTCGGACAGATCGCGGCCTATGGCGAAACGCGCGATGTGACGGCTGATATCTCAAAGCAGATCTGCTCGGCGCAGGCCGCCAAGGTGCGCAGCGAAGGTCGCGACGAGGCGGGACGCCAGAAGCTGCTCTCGCCCTTCATCCACGAGATCAACCGGCCGCTCAACTTCGTCTCGGCACAGTTGATCCCGGGGCAGGGCGCGAAGGCTGCGGATGTCGACGGGCAGCCGGCCAGCGCGCAGGGCGATGTGGCCAATGTGCCGGTACCCGTGCCGCGGCCGGTCTTCTAG
- a CDS encoding M20 aminoacylase family protein has protein sequence MPILNRAAELQDEVTAWRRHIHSRPELLFAVENTASFVENKLREFGVDEIVTGIGRTGVVGLIRGSLGNGTTIGLRADMDALPMTESTGKPYASTTPGKMHACGHDGHTAMLLGAAKYLAETRNFKGAVAVIFQPAEEGGGGGNEMVKDGMMERFGISEVYGLHNMPGMPVGHFASRVGPIMASTDEFSITLEGRGGHAAQPHKTIDPIVLGAQIVTALQTIASRTADPLSAVVVSVTKFNAGFAHNVIPEQALLAGTVRTLMAENRDMAERRINEICTHLAAAYGATARVRYARNYPVTVNHATETGHVLEAATDVAGAAQVVGNVDPMMGGEDFSYMLLARPGAFVFMGNGDSAGLHNPGYDFNDEAIPHGISYWVRLAESRLGA, from the coding sequence ATGCCGATTCTCAACCGTGCAGCCGAACTCCAGGACGAAGTCACAGCATGGCGCCGCCATATTCACAGCCGGCCCGAACTTCTGTTCGCCGTGGAAAATACGGCATCCTTCGTGGAAAACAAACTCCGGGAATTCGGCGTTGACGAGATCGTGACCGGCATCGGCCGCACCGGCGTCGTCGGTCTCATCCGCGGCAGCCTGGGCAATGGCACCACCATCGGCCTGCGCGCCGACATGGATGCGCTGCCCATGACGGAATCGACCGGCAAGCCCTATGCCTCCACCACACCCGGCAAGATGCATGCCTGCGGCCATGACGGCCACACCGCCATGCTGCTCGGCGCCGCCAAGTATCTGGCCGAAACGCGCAACTTCAAGGGCGCGGTCGCCGTCATCTTCCAGCCGGCCGAAGAGGGCGGCGGCGGCGGCAACGAGATGGTCAAGGACGGCATGATGGAGCGCTTCGGCATCTCCGAGGTCTACGGCCTGCACAATATGCCCGGCATGCCGGTCGGGCATTTCGCCTCCCGCGTCGGTCCCATCATGGCCTCGACCGATGAATTCTCGATCACCCTCGAAGGGCGCGGCGGCCATGCGGCCCAGCCGCACAAGACCATCGACCCCATCGTGCTTGGCGCACAGATCGTCACCGCATTGCAGACCATCGCCTCGCGCACCGCGGATCCGCTGTCGGCCGTCGTCGTCTCGGTCACCAAGTTCAATGCGGGCTTCGCCCACAACGTCATCCCCGAACAGGCGCTGCTGGCCGGCACCGTGCGCACGCTGATGGCCGAGAACCGGGATATGGCCGAGCGCCGCATCAACGAGATCTGCACACATCTGGCCGCCGCCTATGGCGCGACCGCCCGCGTCCGCTACGCCCGCAACTATCCCGTCACCGTCAACCACGCCACGGAAACCGGCCATGTGCTCGAAGCCGCAACGGACGTCGCAGGCGCCGCACAGGTCGTGGGCAATGTCGATCCGATGATGGGCGGTGAAGATTTCTCCTACATGCTGCTCGCCCGTCCCGGCGCCTTCGTGTTCATGGGCAATGGCGACAGCGCCGGCCTGCACAACCCCGGCTACGACTTCAACGACGAGGCGATCCCCCACGGCATCTCCTACTGGGTGCGCCTTGCCGAGAGCCGCCTGGGCGCCTGA
- a CDS encoding Lrp/AsnC ligand binding domain-containing protein — protein MSGIDRIDRKILSILQADGRITNLELSERVGLSPTATSERMRRLLKEGYVSGFGARLDPQRLGFGLLVFIEVMLDKTTPEVFDTFADAIRKAPSVIECHMVAGGFDYLVKTRFEDMSAYRNFLGQFLWTLQGVKETRTYAVMEEIKNDGPLPLL, from the coding sequence ATGAGCGGTATCGACAGGATCGACCGCAAGATCCTCAGCATTCTCCAGGCCGACGGGCGGATCACCAATCTGGAACTGTCCGAGCGCGTCGGCCTGTCGCCGACTGCCACCAGCGAACGCATGCGCCGGCTGCTGAAGGAGGGCTATGTCTCGGGCTTCGGCGCGCGCCTCGATCCCCAGCGCCTCGGCTTCGGCCTGCTCGTCTTCATCGAGGTCATGCTGGACAAGACGACGCCGGAAGTTTTCGACACCTTCGCCGATGCCATCCGCAAGGCGCCATCCGTCATCGAGTGCCACATGGTCGCCGGCGGCTTCGACTATCTCGTCAAAACCCGCTTCGAGGACATGAGCGCCTACCGCAATTTCCTCGGCCAGTTCCTCTGGACGTTGCAGGGCGTCAAGGAGACCCGAACCTACGCCGTCATGGAAGAAATCAAGAACGACGGCCCTCTACCGCTTCTTTAG
- a CDS encoding methyl-accepting chemotaxis protein, giving the protein MMEAERTDAPAVRATPRAMRAVTVRIGNDLESFRRENDDIVRHIRLLGINASIEAARAGDIGKGFAVVANEVQRLAGASAAIAAKFQQDVLERVNLGRSLSDALVHEMEGVRLVDLAQTLIQLIVRNLFERTADVRWWATDTALWEALENPDRDRQAFAAKRLGVINRFYTVYLDLVMVDKAGRAVASANPNFQKTIMGRDLSGEPWVKAAMKTGSGDDYIVDVVKPSPLHGNTDALVYATGIRQGGVSTAPLLGALGVYFDWANQGQSIVHKEANIAPADVDRTTVLLLDGQGMVIAASRPALVYTSFVLTPPEGMKRGSYYMSDRTLVAFAPTLGYEDYDGLGWCGVVIQRPEREADIRQRLSL; this is encoded by the coding sequence ATGATGGAAGCTGAGAGGACGGATGCACCTGCCGTGCGCGCGACCCCACGCGCCATGCGTGCCGTCACCGTGCGTATCGGCAACGACCTGGAAAGCTTCCGGCGGGAGAACGACGATATCGTCCGCCACATCCGCCTGCTCGGCATCAATGCCAGCATCGAAGCCGCCCGCGCCGGAGATATCGGCAAGGGCTTTGCCGTCGTCGCGAACGAAGTGCAGCGGCTGGCCGGCGCCTCGGCCGCCATCGCCGCGAAATTCCAGCAGGACGTGCTCGAGCGCGTCAACCTCGGGCGCTCCCTGTCGGACGCGCTGGTACACGAGATGGAGGGCGTGCGTCTCGTCGATCTCGCCCAGACGCTCATCCAGCTGATCGTGCGAAACCTGTTCGAGCGGACGGCAGACGTGCGCTGGTGGGCGACGGACACCGCGCTCTGGGAGGCGCTCGAAAACCCCGATCGCGACCGGCAGGCCTTCGCCGCCAAGCGCTTGGGGGTCATCAACCGGTTCTACACGGTCTATCTCGATCTCGTGATGGTCGACAAGGCCGGCCGCGCAGTCGCCTCGGCCAATCCGAATTTCCAGAAGACGATCATGGGCCGCGACCTCTCCGGCGAACCCTGGGTCAAGGCGGCGATGAAGACAGGATCTGGCGACGATTATATCGTCGATGTGGTCAAGCCGAGCCCCCTGCACGGCAATACCGATGCGCTCGTCTACGCCACTGGCATCCGTCAGGGCGGCGTCTCCACGGCACCGCTGCTCGGCGCGCTCGGCGTTTATTTCGACTGGGCGAACCAGGGCCAGTCCATCGTCCACAAGGAAGCCAACATCGCGCCGGCCGACGTGGACCGCACGACCGTGCTGCTGCTCGACGGACAGGGCATGGTGATCGCCGCCTCGCGCCCGGCCCTTGTCTATACCAGCTTCGTCCTGACGCCGCCGGAAGGCATGAAACGCGGCAGCTACTACATGAGCGACAGAACGCTGGTCGCCTTCGCCCCCACGCTCGGCTACGAGGATTACGACGGCCTCGGCTGGTGCGGCGTCGTCATCCAACGGCCCGAGCGCGAAGCCGACATCCGCCAGCGCCTTTCGCTCTGA
- a CDS encoding NAD(P)-dependent alcohol dehydrogenase, with protein sequence MAFAKGYAATDASKPLEPFTFERRAPNEDDIVIDIKYSGICHSDIHQARNEWGNSRYPMVPGHEIVGIVSAVGSGVTKFKVGDKAGVGCFVNSCTTCATRDLDLEHYMPGLVQTYNDVEADGTTPTYGGYSDSIVVKEGYALSIPDTLDFAATAPLLCAGITLYSPLMHWKAGPGKKVAIVGMGGLGHMGVKIGAALGAEITVLSQSLSKKEDGLKLGATHYYATNDPKTFETLAGTFDLIISTVGVTMDLNPYLSLLKLDSSMVVVGVPEKPSPIHAFSLIAGRRSLSGSMIGSIKETQEMLDFCGKHGIVSEIELIRMDQVNEAYERVLKSDVRYRFVIDAATI encoded by the coding sequence ATGGCTTTCGCAAAAGGATATGCGGCGACCGACGCGTCGAAGCCGCTCGAACCCTTCACCTTCGAGCGTCGTGCGCCCAACGAAGACGATATCGTCATCGACATCAAGTATTCCGGAATCTGCCATTCCGACATTCACCAGGCCCGTAACGAATGGGGCAACTCCAGATATCCCATGGTTCCCGGCCATGAGATCGTCGGTATCGTTTCCGCCGTCGGCTCCGGCGTGACCAAATTCAAGGTGGGCGACAAGGCCGGCGTCGGCTGCTTCGTCAATTCCTGCACGACCTGCGCCACGCGCGATCTCGACCTCGAGCACTACATGCCCGGTCTCGTCCAGACCTACAATGACGTCGAGGCCGATGGCACGACGCCGACCTACGGCGGCTATTCCGACAGCATCGTCGTCAAGGAAGGCTATGCGCTTTCCATTCCCGACACGCTCGACTTCGCCGCCACCGCGCCACTGCTCTGCGCCGGCATTACACTCTATTCGCCGCTGATGCACTGGAAGGCCGGCCCCGGCAAGAAGGTCGCCATCGTGGGGATGGGCGGTCTCGGCCATATGGGCGTAAAGATCGGTGCCGCACTCGGCGCCGAAATTACCGTGCTCAGCCAGTCGCTTTCCAAGAAGGAAGACGGCCTGAAGCTCGGCGCAACGCATTACTACGCGACCAACGATCCGAAGACATTCGAAACGCTGGCTGGTACGTTCGACCTGATCATCAGCACCGTCGGCGTGACGATGGATCTGAACCCCTACTTAAGCCTTCTCAAGCTCGATAGCTCCATGGTTGTGGTCGGCGTACCGGAAAAGCCGTCGCCGATCCACGCTTTCTCGCTGATCGCAGGGCGTCGCTCGCTGTCCGGCTCCATGATCGGCTCGATCAAGGAAACGCAGGAAATGCTCGACTTCTGCGGCAAGCACGGCATCGTTTCCGAAATCGAACTGATCCGCATGGATCAGGTCAACGAGGCCTATGAGCGCGTGCTGAAAAGCGACGTGCGCTACCGCTTCGTTATCGACGCCGCGACGATCTAA
- a CDS encoding AraC family transcriptional regulator, with translation MFDPAAARRQPFVEIIARFAREDGDHVTSVPGLTVHRRSEQAVPSCAAYRPSFALIAQGVKKVTLGHETYVYGGSDYLLTSFDLPVTSQIVQASPESPYLGMVFEIDVAKIPPLLALLDRPATTTQVREPAGASSEATEQRGMSVAALTPELEDAALRLLRLLDRPGDIPALLPLIEQELIFRLLTGPHAARLRQMTMAESQSHQIGRACAWLKEHYALPLRIEDLARRVSMSVSSLHHHFKAITAMSPMQYQKQLRLQEARRLMVEDMLDAGSAGHQVGYESPSQFSREYARQFGAPPLRDAGRTRRSLLGRLAGEPEMLSEG, from the coding sequence ATGTTCGATCCCGCCGCCGCCCGCCGCCAGCCTTTCGTCGAGATCATTGCCCGTTTCGCCAGGGAAGATGGCGACCATGTGACATCGGTGCCGGGCCTGACGGTGCACCGACGCTCAGAGCAGGCCGTTCCCTCCTGCGCCGCCTACCGGCCGAGCTTCGCGCTGATCGCGCAGGGCGTGAAGAAGGTGACGCTCGGCCACGAGACCTATGTCTATGGCGGCTCAGACTATCTTCTGACCTCGTTCGATCTGCCGGTGACGAGCCAGATCGTGCAGGCCTCGCCCGAAAGCCCCTATCTCGGCATGGTGTTCGAAATCGACGTCGCAAAGATCCCGCCGCTTCTCGCCTTGCTCGACCGTCCCGCCACCACGACGCAGGTGCGGGAACCGGCGGGCGCATCCTCCGAGGCAACCGAGCAGCGCGGCATGTCGGTTGCGGCGCTAACGCCGGAACTGGAAGACGCCGCGCTCCGGCTCCTGCGCCTGCTCGACCGTCCCGGCGACATCCCCGCTTTGCTGCCGCTGATAGAGCAGGAGCTGATCTTCCGTCTCTTGACCGGCCCGCACGCGGCGCGCCTGCGCCAGATGACGATGGCCGAAAGCCAGTCGCACCAGATCGGCCGCGCCTGCGCTTGGCTGAAGGAGCACTATGCCCTGCCCCTGCGCATCGAGGATCTCGCCCGTCGTGTCAGCATGAGCGTGTCGTCGCTGCACCACCACTTCAAGGCCATCACCGCCATGAGCCCCATGCAGTACCAGAAGCAGCTTCGCCTGCAGGAGGCCCGCCGGCTGATGGTGGAGGACATGCTGGATGCCGGCAGCGCCGGGCATCAGGTCGGCTATGAGAGCCCTTCGCAGTTCAGCCGCGAATATGCCCGCCAGTTCGGCGCGCCGCCCCTGCGCGACGCCGGCCGCACCCGACGTTCGCTTCTCGGCCGGCTGGCCGGCGAGCCGGAAATGCTGAGCGAGGGTTGA
- a CDS encoding Ldh family oxidoreductase: MTETVRLSLDEARALTVQALSNAGLSAEHCEALADTIMAGQIDECHSHGLYRVLSCVDALRRGQVNVAAVPEVLDQAPGIVRVDAKNGFSPLAFRLGLPLLQEKARTQGIAALAINNCYHFSALWPEVERIAAAGLAALAMTPSHSWVAPAGGTKPVFGTNPIAFSWPRPGPFPFVFDFATSAAARGEIELHRRAGKAIPQGWAIDGDGAPTTDAGAAMAGAMLTFGGHKGSALSAMVELMAGPLIGDLTSRESQIYDAGAGVTPRHGELLLAFDPNLLSGGRATENVERAEALFDAIIGQGARLPSQRRYEARQRSEAAGSIEIPKPLHDDLLALIA; encoded by the coding sequence ATGACCGAAACCGTCAGACTGTCCCTCGACGAAGCGCGCGCTTTGACCGTGCAGGCTCTTTCCAATGCAGGCCTTTCCGCCGAGCACTGCGAGGCGCTGGCCGATACGATCATGGCGGGCCAGATCGACGAGTGCCATTCTCACGGCCTATACCGCGTGCTTAGCTGTGTCGACGCTCTCCGCAGGGGGCAGGTGAACGTAGCAGCCGTGCCCGAGGTTCTGGATCAGGCGCCGGGTATCGTGCGGGTCGATGCGAAAAATGGCTTCTCGCCGCTCGCCTTCCGGCTCGGCCTGCCGCTTTTGCAGGAAAAGGCGCGGACGCAGGGCATCGCTGCGCTCGCCATCAACAATTGCTACCACTTCTCCGCTCTGTGGCCGGAGGTGGAGCGGATCGCCGCTGCCGGGCTTGCAGCCCTTGCCATGACGCCGAGCCACAGCTGGGTCGCCCCTGCCGGCGGCACGAAACCTGTCTTCGGCACCAACCCCATTGCCTTTTCCTGGCCGCGCCCCGGCCCGTTTCCGTTCGTGTTCGACTTCGCGACCAGTGCCGCCGCGCGCGGAGAGATCGAACTCCATCGTCGTGCCGGAAAAGCCATTCCGCAGGGTTGGGCGATCGATGGCGATGGCGCCCCGACAACGGATGCCGGTGCCGCCATGGCCGGCGCCATGCTGACATTCGGCGGCCATAAGGGCTCGGCCCTGTCCGCCATGGTCGAGCTGATGGCCGGACCGCTGATCGGCGATCTGACGAGCCGGGAATCCCAGATCTACGACGCCGGCGCCGGCGTGACGCCTCGCCACGGCGAACTGCTGCTCGCTTTCGATCCGAACCTCCTGTCGGGCGGGAGAGCGACGGAGAATGTCGAGCGGGCAGAGGCCCTGTTCGATGCCATCATCGGCCAGGGCGCACGCCTGCCCTCACAGCGCCGCTACGAGGCGCGCCAACGCAGCGAGGCCGCCGGCAGTATCGAGATCCCGAAGCCCCTCCACGACGATCTGCTGGCGCTCATCGCCTGA
- a CDS encoding SURF1 family protein produces MSPDTSRRPDTAAGSPEKAASSASGNRSEARAADGDAAAARGSRRGLAVLGAVATVVTVVLLALGIWQVQRLFWKLDLIERVDARVHAAPVEAPRADQWSSITPGNDEYRHISVSGTFRHDAETLVQATTERGPGFWVVTPLVRDDGTTVLVNRGFVPPDRRDPSSRSAGNVPGSTRIVGLLRLSEPGGGFLRENDPSGDRWYSRDVAAIATARGLDHAAPYFIDADGTENPGGLPIGGLTRVVFPNNHLVYALTWFALAAMLIGAMVVIGRREWSRAG; encoded by the coding sequence ATGTCCCCTGATACCAGCCGGCGGCCGGACACGGCCGCCGGCTCCCCTGAAAAGGCTGCCTCCTCCGCTTCCGGTAACCGTTCAGAGGCTCGTGCCGCGGACGGCGACGCCGCCGCCGCGCGCGGCTCCCGTAGAGGTCTCGCCGTGCTGGGCGCGGTTGCGACCGTCGTCACGGTCGTGCTTCTGGCGCTGGGCATCTGGCAGGTGCAGCGCCTTTTCTGGAAGCTCGACCTGATCGAACGGGTCGATGCGCGGGTCCATGCCGCACCGGTCGAGGCACCTCGCGCCGACCAGTGGTCTTCCATCACGCCCGGCAATGATGAATATCGGCACATCAGCGTCAGCGGCACATTCCGTCATGATGCGGAAACGCTGGTGCAGGCGACAACCGAGCGCGGCCCCGGCTTCTGGGTCGTTACACCGCTCGTGCGGGACGATGGCACTACGGTTCTCGTCAATCGCGGCTTCGTGCCGCCCGACCGGCGTGACCCCTCCAGCCGCAGTGCCGGCAATGTTCCCGGTTCGACGCGTATCGTCGGTTTGCTACGCCTATCGGAGCCCGGCGGCGGCTTCCTTCGCGAAAATGATCCGTCGGGAGACCGCTGGTATTCCCGCGATGTCGCGGCCATTGCCACAGCCCGCGGTCTCGATCACGCGGCGCCCTATTTCATCGACGCCGACGGGACGGAAAACCCCGGCGGCCTGCCGATTGGCGGCCTGACACGCGTGGTCTTTCCAAACAACCACCTCGTTTATGCCCTGACATGGTTCGCGCTTGCCGCCATGCTGATCGGCGCGATGGTCGTCATCGGTCGCCGGGAATGGTCGCGCGCCGGCTGA
- the cyoD gene encoding cytochrome o ubiquinol oxidase subunit IV has translation MSTHAPAHEDAHEAHHGHSHGHEAAHGSFKSYMTGFVLSIILTAIPFWLVMGEVFENKAVTAGLVMLFAVVQIVVHMIYFLHMNTKSEGGWTMMALIFTLVLIVIALSGSLWVMHHLNTNMMTMTPDMMRNVP, from the coding sequence ATGAGCACCCACGCACCCGCACACGAGGACGCGCACGAAGCCCATCACGGCCACAGCCACGGGCATGAGGCGGCCCACGGGTCCTTCAAGAGCTACATGACCGGCTTCGTGCTGTCGATCATCCTCACGGCCATTCCGTTCTGGCTGGTCATGGGCGAGGTCTTCGAGAACAAGGCTGTGACCGCAGGTCTCGTCATGCTGTTCGCGGTCGTCCAGATCGTCGTGCACATGATCTACTTCCTGCACATGAACACCAAGTCCGAAGGCGGCTGGACCATGATGGCGCTGATCTTCACGCTCGTGCTGATCGTCATCGCGCTGTCCGGTTCGCTCTGGGTCATGCATCATCTGAACACCAATATGATGACCATGACGCCGGACATGATGCGCAATGTCCCCTGA
- the cyoC gene encoding cytochrome o ubiquinol oxidase subunit III: MSAPTHTPLADGEKPVFYMTEDHHPENSTGLGFWLYLMSDCLIFAILFATYAVLGRSYAAGPSPADLFDLPLVAINTSMLLLSSITYGFAMLQMERKAKTETLFWLGITGIFGAIFIGLEVYEFVHLIHEGAGPGRSAFLSAFFVLVGTHGLHVTFGIIWLITLMVQVSMKGLIPENRRRLMCLSMFWHFLDVVWIGVFSIVYLIGVLG, translated from the coding sequence ATGAGCGCACCGACACATACGCCTCTCGCCGACGGCGAAAAGCCGGTCTTCTACATGACGGAAGACCATCATCCGGAAAACAGCACGGGCCTCGGCTTCTGGCTGTACCTGATGAGCGACTGCCTGATCTTCGCGATCCTGTTCGCCACCTACGCCGTGCTCGGCCGCTCCTATGCGGCCGGCCCGTCGCCAGCCGATCTATTCGACCTGCCGCTGGTGGCGATCAACACCTCCATGCTGCTGCTGTCGTCGATCACCTACGGCTTCGCGATGTTGCAGATGGAGCGCAAGGCGAAGACCGAAACGCTGTTCTGGCTCGGCATCACCGGCATTTTCGGCGCGATCTTCATCGGGCTGGAAGTCTACGAGTTCGTGCACCTGATCCATGAAGGCGCCGGCCCCGGCCGCAGCGCGTTCCTGTCGGCCTTCTTCGTGCTGGTCGGCACGCACGGTCTGCACGTCACCTTCGGCATCATCTGGCTGATCACGCTGATGGTACAGGTGTCGATGAAGGGGCTGATCCCGGAAAACCGTCGCCGCCTGATGTGTCTGTCGATGTTCTGGCACTTCCTCGACGTCGTCTGGATCGGCGTCTTCTCGATTGTCTATCTGATCGGAGTTCTCGGATGA